The Flavobacteriales bacterium genome has a segment encoding these proteins:
- a CDS encoding mucoidy inhibitor MuiA family protein yields MKNLLIILAVLLSGRVMAQDAAIEEKKLATEVSEVTVYFKGAQIKRVKPLKLKAGKYRLVFEGLEPDLIDNSLQVKVDDGLVINYVNKRSNFLKRLEKNELAEALQKSIDSLQILIEDETDILALYQNQEKILALNNEIGGEQEGVRVSELIETVQFYEVKLKEVKAKQRQSHRKIKDLEKQLHEKTAQKQEITSVVPPKTSEIVVEASCEDTFKGNIALKYIIPNAGWTPIYDLRAEDVDEPISLILKAQVRQSSGSDWKDVKLNLTSENPFESGQMPELKRWDLGSLRRPRPEPVLENTAMALPMSGTGVIQGTVRDDKGEPIPFANVVLMSNGEQVGGSSTDFDGMFKLKGVNAGMYDLDVSSLGYQMQEKRGIPVLGEQTSFVNFDMAAGVKLDEVQVIAYEVPLIEKDGGLGSSFTGMDIRKKGSGGLATGEGVTVAGQDIQSMPSRGARATTTTIAGVMGRDFDTYIDGVKVRGSSSIPQAAYESVSVLNGGLPAQYGDATGGIASISSDPMFAGSYDSSFRERNKRIAVNTTIAKKETRVFYKVETPFTVLSDNKDYTVQIDELQINAQMGYFSAPIEVPHAFLVAKITDWERFDLLEGVVSLYVSGTYIGQSLLSPQNTGDTMLVSLGSDKSIVVEREELKEFTKEQVIGNKTVDYRGFTIKLKNNKDKLVQLHLQDQLPVSTSRDITVSLLEPESKAFDEDKGILDWKLTLLPGESKQITFKYMVKRPSWRSVNLE; encoded by the coding sequence ATGAAAAATCTACTCATCATTTTGGCGGTGCTGCTTTCGGGTCGTGTTATGGCCCAAGATGCAGCCATTGAAGAAAAGAAGTTGGCAACCGAGGTAAGCGAAGTGACAGTTTACTTCAAAGGTGCGCAGATCAAGCGGGTGAAACCGCTTAAGCTGAAAGCCGGAAAGTATCGGTTGGTGTTTGAAGGGCTGGAACCCGACCTGATCGACAATAGTCTGCAGGTGAAGGTGGATGACGGTCTCGTGATCAACTACGTGAACAAGCGCTCGAATTTTTTGAAGCGATTGGAGAAGAACGAGCTGGCCGAAGCGTTGCAAAAGAGCATCGACAGTCTTCAGATCCTGATCGAGGACGAGACCGATATTCTGGCACTGTACCAGAATCAGGAGAAGATACTGGCGCTGAACAACGAGATCGGTGGCGAGCAGGAAGGTGTGCGTGTGAGCGAACTCATCGAAACCGTGCAGTTCTACGAAGTGAAACTGAAGGAAGTGAAGGCCAAGCAACGGCAAAGTCATCGCAAGATCAAAGACCTTGAAAAGCAACTGCACGAGAAGACCGCGCAGAAGCAGGAGATCACCAGCGTGGTGCCGCCCAAGACCAGCGAAATTGTGGTGGAGGCCAGTTGCGAGGACACGTTCAAGGGCAACATCGCACTCAAATACATTATTCCGAATGCGGGTTGGACACCCATTTACGACCTGCGTGCCGAGGATGTGGACGAACCCATCAGCCTGATTCTGAAAGCGCAGGTGCGCCAAAGCAGCGGCTCTGACTGGAAGGATGTGAAGCTGAATCTCACTTCCGAGAACCCATTTGAAAGCGGACAGATGCCCGAACTGAAACGCTGGGACCTGGGAAGCCTCCGCAGGCCAAGACCGGAACCCGTGCTGGAAAATACGGCCATGGCATTGCCCATGTCGGGAACAGGCGTTATTCAGGGTACGGTAAGGGATGATAAAGGCGAGCCGATTCCGTTTGCCAACGTGGTGCTGATGAGCAATGGTGAACAGGTCGGTGGTTCATCCACAGATTTCGATGGGATGTTCAAACTCAAAGGCGTCAATGCCGGAATGTATGATCTGGACGTAAGTTCTTTAGGTTATCAAATGCAAGAAAAACGCGGAATTCCCGTCTTGGGCGAACAGACCTCGTTTGTGAATTTCGATATGGCTGCGGGAGTGAAATTGGATGAGGTTCAAGTGATTGCTTACGAAGTGCCTTTGATTGAAAAGGATGGAGGTCTGGGTTCTTCATTCACAGGAATGGACATCCGCAAAAAAGGTTCTGGAGGTCTTGCCACAGGAGAAGGAGTGACCGTTGCAGGTCAAGACATTCAAAGCATGCCATCTCGCGGAGCAAGGGCCACTACCACAACCATCGCAGGCGTTATGGGCCGGGATTTCGATACCTACATCGATGGCGTGAAAGTGCGCGGTTCCTCATCCATTCCGCAAGCTGCCTACGAAAGTGTGTCGGTGCTGAATGGTGGATTGCCCGCCCAATACGGAGATGCAACCGGTGGAATTGCCTCCATCAGTTCGGACCCGATGTTCGCAGGGTCGTACGACTCCAGTTTCCGCGAGCGGAACAAACGGATCGCGGTCAACACCACCATTGCCAAAAAGGAAACACGCGTGTTCTACAAGGTCGAAACGCCTTTCACCGTGCTTTCGGACAATAAGGATTACACCGTTCAGATCGATGAGTTGCAGATCAATGCGCAGATGGGCTATTTCAGCGCGCCCATCGAAGTGCCGCATGCCTTTCTGGTGGCCAAGATCACCGATTGGGAACGCTTCGATCTGCTGGAAGGCGTGGTGAGTCTTTACGTTTCGGGAACCTACATCGGGCAGTCGTTGCTTTCGCCACAGAACACGGGCGATACCATGCTGGTTTCGCTCGGTTCCGATAAATCCATTGTGGTGGAGCGTGAGGAGCTGAAGGAGTTCACCAAGGAGCAGGTCATTGGCAACAAAACGGTGGATTACCGTGGTTTCACCATCAAACTGAAGAACAACAAGGACAAGCTGGTGCAGCTGCATTTGCAGGATCAGTTGCCGGTTTCCACCTCGCGCGATATTACGGTCTCGTTGCTTGAACCGGAAAGCAAAGCGTTCGATGAGGACAAGGGAATCCTCGATTGGAAGCTGACCCTGCTACCGGGCGAAAGCAAGCAGATCACCTTCAAATACATGGTGAAACGCCCCAGTTGGAGAAGCGTGAATCTGGAGTGA